In one window of Aphidius gifuensis isolate YNYX2018 linkage group LG4, ASM1490517v1, whole genome shotgun sequence DNA:
- the LOC122854835 gene encoding acyl-CoA Delta-9 desaturase-like, with protein sequence MDKIKSYFEFEKKLIWTNVIAITALHALCLYSFLTFPYSQYKGLVVWGFLVGHLNGLGVTGGAHRLWTHRAYKAKTPLKIFLGLCYCGAGQNRIYEWVRDHRVHHKYSETDADPHNSNRGFWFSHVGWLMMKKHKNVYEHGGKIDMSDIENDEVVSFIDKHFTILKILCCFVIPVVIPVYVFNYPWKPSILSQVVMRYPGVLNATWSVNSFAHLWGGRSYNKSIGPAENLLVSFASGGEGFHNYHHAFPWDYKASEFGHIFNPTTVWLNFFHKINWAYDLKKVSPELIKKIAEKQGDGSWVDHYEKSY encoded by the exons atggataaaattaaaagttattttgaatttgaaaaaaaattaatttggacAAATGTTATAGCAATAACAGCTCTTCATGCACTTTGcctttattcatttttaacatttccATATAGTCAATATAAAGGGCTTGTAGTATGgg gTTTTCTGGTTGGACATTTGAATGGCCTGGGAGTAACTGGAGGCGCTCATAGACTTTGGACACATAGAGCATACAAAGCTAAAActccattaaaaatatttttaggttTATGTTATTGTGGTGCTGGTCAG aaCAGAATATATGAGTGGGTAAGAGATCACAGAGTACATCATAAATACAGTGAAACAGATGCTGATCCTCATAATTCAAATCGTGGTTTTTGGTTTAGTCATGTTGGTTggttaatgatgaaaaaacataaaaatgtaTACGAACACGGCGGAAAAATAGACATGAGtgatattgaaaatgatgaagttgtttcatttattgacaa acattttacaatattgaaaatattgtgcTGTTTTGTGATTCCTGTCGTTATACCAGTTTATGTATTCAATTATCCATGGAAACCGTCAATATTATCACAAGTAGTTATGCGTTATCCTGGTGTACTGAATGCGACTTGGAGTGTTAACAGCTTTGCTCATCTATGGGGAGGGAGAAGTTACAACAA ATCAATTGGACCAGCTGAAAATTTACTTGTATCATTTGCGAGTGGTGGAGAAGGATTTCATAATTATCACCATGCTTTTCCATGGGATTATAAAGCATCCGAATTTGGTCATATCTTTAATCCAACAACAGTAtggcttaatttttttcacaaaataaattgggcttatgatttgaaaaaagtatCTCCAgaacttattaaaaaaatcgcTGAAAAACAAGGCGATGGAAGTTGGGTTGATCATtatgaaaaaagttattaa
- the LOC122854829 gene encoding acyl-CoA Delta-9 desaturase-like: protein MGPNITSAPTGVLFENELEVNPQTQLTTEIKNKKIFIRKIVWRNVLAFVILHLAALYGLYRALTSAKLLTTLFAYCLYVCGGLGITAGAHRLWSHKSYKAKLPLRLILMVFNLLAFQNSIWEWSRDHRVHHKYSETDADPHNAKRGFFFSHVGWLMSRKHPDVIEKGKGLEMKDLEADPVVAFQKKYYFYLMPIVAFVIPTAVPMYFWNETYWNAMLVATLLRYAITLNMTWLVNSAAHFFGPRPYDKNINPSENISVAIGAFGEGWHNYHHVFPWDYKAAELGSYGLNWTTGFIDFFAKIGWAYDLKVVEKGMIQNRVKRTGDGSHEVWGWGDKDQTVEDRNATIIHNPKDQ from the exons atgggACCAAATATAACATCAGCACCAACAGgtgttttatttgaaaatgaattgGAAGTAAATCCACAAACACAATTAACaacagaaattaaaaataaaaaaatatttattagaaaaattgtaTGGAGAAATGTTTTAGCATTTGTTATATTACATCTTGCTGCTCTCTATGGACTTTATCGTGCTTTAACAAGTGCTAAACTTTTAACTACATTATTTG catattGTTTATACGTATGTGGTGGACTAGGAATAACAGCTGGAGCTCACAGATTATGGTCACACAAATCATACAAAGCAAAGCTACCACTTCGTTTGATACTTatggtttttaatttattggcaTTCcag aattcaATTTGGGAATGGTCAAGAGATCACAGAGTACATCATAAATACAGTGAAACAGATGCTGATCCTCATAATGCTAaacgtggtttttttttctctcatgtTGGTTGGTTAATGTCTAGAAAACATCCAGATGTCATAGAAAAAGGTAAAGGTCTTGAGATGAAAGATCTTGAAGCTGATCCAGTTGTTGCTTTCCAAAAAAa atattatttttatttgatgccTATTGTTGCATTTGTTATACCAACAGCAGTACCAATGTATTTTTGGAATGAAACATACTGGAATGCCATGCTTGTTGCAACTTTGTTACGTTATGCAATTACATTAAATATGACATGGCTTGTTAATTCAGCAGCACATTTCTTTGGTCCAAGACCTTATGACAa aaATATAAATCCATCAGAAAATATTAGTGTTGCAATTGGTGCATTTGGTGAAGGATGgcataattatcatcatgtttTTCCATGGGATTATAAAGCAGCTGAACTTGGTAGTTATGGTCTTAATTGGACAACtggatttattgatttttttgctaaaattgGTTGGGCATATGATTTAAAAGTTGTTGAAAAAGGAATGATACAAAATCGTGTTAAAAGAACTGGTGATGGTAGTCATGAAGTTTGGGGTTGGGGTGATAAAGATCAAACTGTTGAAGATCGTAATGCAACAATTATTCATAATCCAAAAgaccaataa
- the LOC122853762 gene encoding acyl-CoA Delta-9 desaturase-like codes for MDKIKSYFEFENSLIWKNVIAIVIFHALTIYTILTFPYRQNKMLMLWAYIVAHISGLGVTAGVHRLWTHRAYKAKTPLRIFLALCYCTAGQNRIYEWVRDHRVHHKFSETTADPHNSSRGFWFSHVGWLMMKKHEDVYEQGRKIDMSDIENDKVVSFIDKHFTIMKIMCCFVIPVVIPVYLFNSPWKLTILSQVLMRYPYVLNSTWSVNSFAHLWGYRSYNKSIGPAENLFVILLSGGEGFHNYHHAFPWDYKASEFAHTIFNPTTAWINFFHKMNWAYDLKKASPEHIKKIAEKQGDGSWVDHYEKSY; via the exons atggataaaattaaaagttattttGAGTTTGAAAATAGTTTAATTTGGAAAAATGTTATTGCTATCGTAATTTTTCATGCACTtacaatttatacaattttaacaTTTCCATATCGTCAAAATAAAATGCTGATGTTATGGG CATATATAGTTGCACATATTAGCGGGCTCGGAGTTACAGCAGGTGTTCATAGACTTTGGACACATAGAGCATACAAAGCTAAAACTCCATTACGAATATTTCTTGCTCTATGTTATTGTACTGCTGGTCAG aATAGAATATATGAGTGGGTGAGAGATCACAGGGTTCATCATAAATTCTCAGAAACAACAGCCGATCCTCATAACAGCAGTCGTGGTTTTTGGTTCAGTCATGTTGGTTggttaatgatgaaaaaacatGAAGATGTATACGAACAAGGCAGAAAAATAGACATGAGTGATATTGAAAATGACAAAGTTGTCTCATTTATTGacaa acattttacaattatgaaaataatgtgCTGTTTTGTGATTCCTGTTGTTATAccagtttatttattcaatagtcCATGGAAACTGACAATATTATCACAAGTACTTATGCGTTATCCTTACGTACTGAATAGTACTTGGAGTGTTAACAGTTTTGCTCATCTATGGGGATATAGAAGTTACAACAA ATCAATTGGACCagctgaaaatttatttgtaatactGTTGAGTGGTGGTGAAGGATTTCATAATTATCACCATGCTTTTCCATGGGATTATAAAGCATCTGAATTTGCCCATACTATATTTAATCCAACAACAGCatggattaatttttttcataaaatgaaTTGGGCTTATGATCTCAAGAAAGCATCTCCagaacatataaaaaaaattgctgaaaaaCAAGGCGATGGAAGTTGGGTTGATCATtatgaaaaaagttattaa